The sequence GGTTGCCTCCCGAGCGCCGCGGCGTGGGAATGGTCTTTCAGGACTACGCCCTCTTTCCCCATCTCGATGCCTGGCGCAACGCCTGCTTTGGCCTCAAGCGCGGCCAAGACAGCAGCCGAGCGGCCTGGCTGTTGGAACTGCTCGGCCTGAAGGGCCTTGAGCGCCGCTATCCCCATGAACTCTCCGGCGGGCAGCGGCAACGCCTGGCCTTGGCCCGCGCCTTGGCTCCTGGCTGCTCCTTGGTGCTCCTGGACGAGCCCTTCTCCAACTTGGACGTGGAGGTGCGCTTACGCCTGCGCGCTGAGCTGCCCGGAGTCCTGGCCCGTTGCGGCGCCAGTGGTGTGATCGTCACCCACGACCCTGAGGAGGCGATGGCGATTTGTGATCGGGTGGCTGTGCTCGAGTCCGGGCACCTGCACCAATGCGCCAGCCCTCGGGATCTGGTCACCGCCCCGGCGACCTCCTTTGTGGGGCGCTTTGTCCTCCAGGGGAACCTGCTCCCGGCTCAGGTCCAGGCGGGCCAGTGCGAGACGCCGATCGGAGTCCTGGATCCGGTGGATCAGGCCGCGACAGTTGGACCGGCCAGTGCCTCAGAGGTCCTGGTGAGCCAGCAGGCCATCGAATTGGTCCCGGACGATGACGCCGAGGCCTGGGTCGTGGGCAGGGAATTCCTGGGCCGCGAATGGCTGTACCAGGTGCAGCTCAACGACCTGCGGCTGCGCCTGCGTCTGCCCCTGGATCTCAATTACTCCCGCGGCCAGCGCTGTCACCTGCGCCTGCGCTCGGGTGAGCCGGCCCGCCTTTACCCCAGCGGGACAGCTCTCATCGCCCGCGGCTGAGCCCTAGCCGCGCCACAGATCTTTGTGGCCGCGCAGTTGCCGCAGGGCAGCGGCGTTTTTGGCCCGCATAAACAAGTTTGTGGCCTGCTCAAGGCCAATGCTGCTGGGAATGGTGGGACGTCCCTCGCTTCGAAGCTGCTGGACAAGCGCAAGCCGCTTTCGGATGGCTTCGTTCTCGGGTTCCACTTCCGCGGCCCAGAGCAGATTGCCTTCGGTGTATTCGTGGGCGCACCACACCCGGGTTTCGGCCCCCAGGGCGCTGAGGCTTCGCAGGGAGCTGAGCATCTGCTCCGGCGTGCCCTCAAAGAGTCGCCCGCACCCACCGGCAAACAGGGTGTCGCCGCAGA is a genomic window of Synechococcus sp. A10-1-5-1 containing:
- a CDS encoding ABC transporter ATP-binding protein, producing the protein MPSPDLPQEPQVELSGLWHRYSGPASNGDWTLRDIDFQLKPGELVGLLGPSGCGKTTLLRLIAGFEKPERGSVSIGGRPVAGQGRWLPPERRGVGMVFQDYALFPHLDAWRNACFGLKRGQDSSRAAWLLELLGLKGLERRYPHELSGGQRQRLALARALAPGCSLVLLDEPFSNLDVEVRLRLRAELPGVLARCGASGVIVTHDPEEAMAICDRVAVLESGHLHQCASPRDLVTAPATSFVGRFVLQGNLLPAQVQAGQCETPIGVLDPVDQAATVGPASASEVLVSQQAIELVPDDDAEAWVVGREFLGREWLYQVQLNDLRLRLRLPLDLNYSRGQRCHLRLRSGEPARLYPSGTALIARG